One region of Gigantopelta aegis isolate Gae_Host chromosome 7, Gae_host_genome, whole genome shotgun sequence genomic DNA includes:
- the LOC121377065 gene encoding uncharacterized protein LOC121377065, protein MNVLLVLAACISVCSAHLCMLSPPQRGSMNDINKKGANDCFLINKPCGGRPGSTNPLILKAGQNFTVTFQKNLDHWVKATPGYFSINWMDMTVSPMMTSQLYKIADMGEPSLTLYSQNVTIPKTSKSGTSYILQTQYVTNNAKAPPVFYQCSDITVA, encoded by the exons ATGAACGTTCTACTCGTACTAGCCGCCTGTATCTCCGTGTGTTCAGCCCATCTGTGCATGTTGAGTCCGCCCCAGCGTGGCTCCATGAATGACATCAATAAGAAAG GGGCCAATGATTGTTTTCTCATCAACAAGCCGTGCGGTGGTCGCCCTGGATCAACAAATCCACTTATTCTTAA AGCTGGACAGAATTTTACAGTGACCTTTCAGAAAAATTTGGATCACTGGGTTAAAGCAACACCA ggATACTTCTCCATCAATTGGATGGACATGACCGTCAGTCCAATGATGACGTCACAGCTCTACAAGATCGCTGACATGGGAGAGCCGTCCTTGACGTTGTACTCGCAGAACGTAACCATTCCGAAAACCAGCAA GTCTGGAACGAGTTATATACTTCAG ACGCAGTACGTCACCAACAATGCTAAAGCCCCACCCGTGTTCTACCAGTGCAGTGACATCACGGTCGCCTGA